The DNA segment ACAGCCTTTGTTGGTCCTCCGCCGGATGAAAGAGGAAGGAAAAATTCGCTTGGTTGGCGTCAGTGCACCCGAGCAAGATCCGAATAGCGTGATCCCCTTGATGCAGACCGGTTTGGTCGATGTCGTGCAAGTTGTCTTCAACCTGTTTCAGCAGGAACCGGCCGCTGAATTGTTTGCGGCTGCTGAGGAATCCGGGACCGGTGTGATCGTGCGAGTCGCGTTGGATGAGGGAGCTTTGACAGGAAAATATAAAGCCGATCACCAGTTCGCCGAGACCGATTTTCGTCGGGCTTATTTTGCCGGAGACCGGATGGAGCGAACCGTGAAGCGAGTCCAGGCGATCGCTGACGATGTTGCGAGATTCGGATTGACCGAACGGTACCATTTGGCCGACGTCGCTCTCAAGTTCGCGCTTTCTCCTTCGGCGGTTAGCAGCGTCGTTGTCGGGATGCGAAACGTTCAGCAAGTGTCACAGAATATCGCCACCAGCTCGCTGCCCGATCTGCCTGAGGCATTGCTGCAAGTCTTGCAAAGACACAATTGGCATCGCGGCGTCTGGTATGCGGGAAAGTAGGCAGGTCGGTTGTGCCTCAAATACCGGGCTGTCGATTTAATCGGACGCATAGAAAATTGTCGCCTTTCGCTCCGCGAAAGTATCGCCCGTAAACACACT comes from the Roseimaritima multifibrata genome and includes:
- a CDS encoding aldo/keto reductase — encoded protein: MLKRRPLGDHGLEVSEIGFGAWAFGGEWGEQSDKDSVGALHAALDAGVNLIDTAPGYGDGRSERVIAQVLASRTDHPLVATKTPPAPGPWPPSPYCRWQDRYSAAYLRENVQQRLQQLGTERIDLLQLHTWTRAWNEDPQPLLVLRRMKEEGKIRLVGVSAPEQDPNSVIPLMQTGLVDVVQVVFNLFQQEPAAELFAAAEESGTGVIVRVALDEGALTGKYKADHQFAETDFRRAYFAGDRMERTVKRVQAIADDVARFGLTERYHLADVALKFALSPSAVSSVVVGMRNVQQVSQNIATSSLPDLPEALLQVLQRHNWHRGVWYAGK